The following are encoded in a window of Corynebacterium marinum DSM 44953 genomic DNA:
- a CDS encoding glucose-6-phosphate dehydrogenase assembly protein OpcA, with translation MIITLPDTDSRNVAASLLEARENNSQTTGRVLTLIVVAAMDDDVDHIISVTRDASHEHPARVLVLLTGSAEGRPHLDAEVRVGGHAGSSEMVIMRINGEMVDHLAAVVTPLLLPDTPVVAWWPTTAPDNPSDHPLGRLAQRRITNADHCATEDILNRLRSSYAPGDSDMVWSKITGWRGIVASSLDRHPQENVQAATLTGPAHEPAIDIAAGWLADRLGVPVTRVDCEPGDDPRLFPIRSLRFDRASGPLTVSVVDHRTVRVELPGSPDSLVAMNARSDADCISEELRHLDPDLAYANALRGLTRVQH, from the coding sequence ATGATCATCACTCTGCCGGACACCGACTCCCGCAACGTCGCCGCCAGTCTCCTCGAGGCGCGGGAGAACAACTCCCAGACCACCGGGCGGGTGCTCACCCTCATCGTCGTGGCCGCCATGGACGACGACGTGGACCACATCATCTCCGTCACCCGCGACGCCTCCCACGAGCATCCCGCACGTGTGCTGGTCCTGCTCACCGGCAGCGCCGAGGGCAGGCCGCATCTCGACGCCGAGGTGCGCGTCGGCGGCCACGCCGGTTCCTCGGAGATGGTCATCATGCGCATCAACGGCGAGATGGTCGACCATCTCGCCGCGGTGGTCACTCCCCTCCTGCTCCCCGACACCCCCGTCGTCGCCTGGTGGCCCACCACAGCGCCCGACAACCCCTCGGATCATCCGCTGGGCCGGCTCGCGCAACGCCGCATCACCAACGCCGACCACTGTGCCACCGAGGACATCCTCAACCGGCTGCGGTCCTCCTACGCTCCGGGCGACTCGGACATGGTCTGGTCGAAGATCACCGGCTGGCGCGGCATCGTCGCCTCCTCGCTGGACCGGCACCCGCAGGAGAACGTCCAGGCGGCCACCCTGACCGGCCCGGCTCATGAGCCCGCCATCGACATCGCCGCCGGTTGGCTGGCCGACCGCCTGGGGGTGCCCGTCACCCGGGTGGACTGCGAGCCCGGGGACGATCCCCGCCTCTTCCCCATCCGTTCGCTGCGCTTTGACCGCGCCTCCGGCCCGCTCACCGTCTCCGTGGTCGACCACCGCACCGTCCGCGTCGAACTCCCGGGCAGCCCCGACTCCCTGGTGGCGATGAACGCGCGTTCCGACGCCGACTGCATCTCCGAGGAGCTGCGCCACCTCGACCCCGATCTCGCCTACGCCAACGCCCTGCGCGGACTGACCCGCGTGCAGCACTGA
- the gap gene encoding type I glyceraldehyde-3-phosphate dehydrogenase, whose product MTIRVGINGFGRIGRNFYRAVLERSENIEVVAVNDLTDNKTLSTLLKYDSILGKLQGTVEFDDESITYDGKRIAVSAERDPKNLDWAAHDVDIVIESTGFFTDGQAAKAHIEAGAKKVIISAPAKNEDATFVYGVNHQDYDAENHNVISAASCTTNCLAPMAKVLDEKLGIERGLMTTIHAYTGDQRLHDAPHKDLRRARAAAVNIVPTSTGAAAAVSLVLPQLKGKLDGYALRVPVITGSATDLTFTASRETSVEEVNAFIKEAAQGEFGETLAYTEDPIVSTDIITDPHGSIFDAGLTKVIGNQVKVVSWYDNEWGYTCQLLRLTELVAAKL is encoded by the coding sequence GTGACCATCCGCGTAGGCATCAACGGCTTCGGCCGTATCGGCCGTAACTTCTACCGTGCCGTCCTGGAGCGCAGCGAGAACATCGAGGTCGTCGCCGTCAACGACCTCACGGACAACAAGACCCTGTCCACGCTGCTGAAGTACGACTCCATCCTGGGCAAGCTGCAGGGAACGGTCGAGTTCGACGACGAGTCCATCACCTACGACGGCAAGCGCATCGCAGTGTCCGCCGAGCGCGACCCGAAGAACCTCGACTGGGCCGCCCACGACGTGGACATCGTCATCGAATCCACCGGCTTCTTCACCGACGGCCAGGCAGCCAAGGCCCACATCGAGGCCGGCGCCAAGAAGGTCATCATCTCCGCCCCGGCGAAGAACGAGGACGCCACCTTCGTCTACGGCGTCAACCACCAGGACTACGACGCGGAGAACCACAACGTCATCTCCGCCGCCTCCTGCACCACCAACTGCCTGGCCCCGATGGCCAAGGTCCTGGACGAGAAGCTCGGTATCGAGCGCGGCCTGATGACCACCATCCACGCCTACACCGGCGACCAGCGCCTCCACGACGCCCCGCACAAGGACCTGCGCCGCGCCCGCGCCGCAGCCGTCAACATCGTGCCCACCTCCACCGGTGCCGCCGCAGCCGTCTCCCTGGTTCTCCCTCAGCTCAAGGGCAAGCTCGACGGCTACGCCCTGCGCGTCCCGGTCATCACCGGTTCCGCCACCGACCTCACCTTCACCGCTTCCCGCGAGACCTCCGTGGAGGAGGTCAACGCCTTCATCAAGGAAGCCGCGCAGGGCGAGTTCGGCGAGACCCTGGCCTACACCGAGGATCCGATCGTCTCCACCGACATCATCACCGATCCCCACGGTTCGATCTTCGACGCCGGCCTGACCAAGGTCATCGGCAACCAGGTCAAGGTCGTCTCCTGGTACGACAACGAGTGGGGCTACACCTGCCAGCTGCTGCGCCTGACCGAGCTCGTCGCCGCCAAGCTCTGA
- the tal gene encoding transaldolase: MTHIDELASLGTSTWLDDLSRDRITSGNLQEIIDTKSVVGVTTNPSIFAAAMSKGNAYDEQIAALKETGAAVDEAVYAMTIDDVRDACDILLPVYEATGGQDGRVSIEVDPRISADRAATISQARQLWSRVDRPNVMIKIPATAESIPAITDALAEGISVNVTLIFSVARYREVIAAYRTGVQKAAEAGLDVSRIHSVASFFVSRLDVEIDRRLEEIGTEEALALRGKAGVANARRAYAVFREIGAKDLPEGANLQRPLWASTGVKNPNYPATLYVTELAGPDTVNTMPEPTIDAVLEQGGLHGDALTGTADEAQQVFEQLVAAGIDLDDVFEVLEREGVEKFVASWSDLLDSMAAQLQ; this comes from the coding sequence ATGACCCACATTGACGAGCTCGCCTCGCTGGGAACCTCCACCTGGCTCGACGACCTGTCCCGCGACCGCATCACCTCGGGCAACCTCCAGGAGATCATCGACACCAAGTCGGTCGTCGGCGTGACCACCAACCCGTCGATCTTCGCCGCCGCGATGTCCAAGGGCAACGCCTACGACGAGCAGATCGCCGCCCTCAAGGAAACTGGCGCGGCCGTCGACGAGGCCGTCTACGCCATGACCATCGACGACGTCCGCGACGCCTGCGACATCCTCCTGCCGGTCTACGAGGCCACAGGCGGCCAGGACGGCCGAGTCTCCATCGAGGTCGACCCGCGTATCTCCGCCGACCGCGCCGCCACCATCTCCCAGGCACGCCAGCTGTGGAGCCGGGTCGACCGCCCCAACGTGATGATCAAGATCCCCGCCACCGCCGAGTCCATCCCCGCGATCACCGACGCGCTGGCCGAGGGGATCTCCGTCAACGTCACGCTGATCTTCTCCGTCGCCCGCTACCGCGAGGTCATCGCCGCCTACCGCACCGGCGTCCAGAAGGCCGCCGAAGCGGGCCTGGACGTCTCCCGGATCCACTCCGTCGCCTCCTTCTTCGTCTCGCGTCTCGACGTCGAGATCGACCGCCGCCTCGAGGAGATCGGCACCGAGGAAGCCCTCGCACTGCGCGGCAAGGCCGGTGTGGCCAACGCCCGCCGCGCCTACGCCGTCTTCCGGGAGATCGGCGCCAAGGATCTCCCCGAGGGCGCCAACCTGCAGCGTCCGCTGTGGGCCTCCACCGGCGTGAAGAACCCGAACTACCCCGCCACCCTCTACGTCACCGAGCTGGCAGGCCCGGACACCGTCAACACGATGCCCGAGCCGACCATCGACGCCGTCCTCGAGCAGGGCGGCCTCCACGGCGACGCCCTCACCGGCACCGCCGACGAGGCGCAGCAGGTCTTCGAGCAGCTCGTCGCGGCGGGCATCGACCTCGACGACGTGTTCGAGGTGCTGGAGCGGGAGGGCGTCGAGAAGTTCGTCGCCTCCTGGTCCGACCTGCTGGACTCCATGGCCGCTCAACTGCAGTAA
- the pgl gene encoding 6-phosphogluconolactonase gives MVTLRRTDTLSTLVDQAATSLVDVVSSLQTTGLGRHGDGVARIVLTGGGAGIGLLERVRELEDADPRVDWSRVHVYFGDERNVPATHADSNEGQARRALLDHVDIPEDNIHGYGLGQAALQDAADAYQDIISRTAPRGFDIHLLGMGHEGHINSLFPDTDAVREAERLVVAVTDSPKPPAERVTLTLPAVHRAEQVWLLVSGGNKAEAARHVVAGSDPVEWPAAGATGIEDTVLYLSDDAAGLL, from the coding sequence ATGGTCACCCTCCGCCGCACAGACACCCTCTCCACCCTCGTCGACCAGGCGGCGACCTCGCTCGTCGACGTCGTCTCCTCCCTCCAGACGACCGGGCTCGGCCGCCACGGCGACGGCGTCGCCCGGATCGTCCTCACCGGCGGCGGCGCGGGCATCGGCCTGCTCGAACGGGTCCGCGAGCTGGAGGACGCGGACCCCCGGGTCGACTGGTCCCGCGTCCACGTCTACTTCGGCGACGAACGCAACGTGCCGGCCACCCACGCCGACTCCAACGAGGGCCAGGCCCGCCGCGCGTTGCTCGACCACGTGGACATCCCCGAAGACAACATCCACGGCTACGGGCTGGGCCAGGCCGCCCTGCAGGATGCGGCCGACGCCTACCAGGACATCATCAGCCGGACCGCCCCCCGGGGTTTCGACATCCACCTGCTGGGCATGGGGCACGAAGGCCACATCAACTCCCTGTTCCCCGACACCGACGCGGTCCGTGAGGCGGAGCGCCTGGTCGTCGCGGTCACCGACTCCCCCAAGCCCCCCGCCGAGCGCGTCACCCTGACGCTTCCCGCGGTGCACCGCGCCGAGCAGGTCTGGCTGCTGGTGTCCGGGGGGAACAAGGCGGAGGCCGCGCGCCACGTCGTCGCGGGTTCCGACCCGGTCGAGTGGCCGGCCGCCGGCGCCACGGGCATCGAGGACACCGTCCTCTACCTCAGCGACGACGCCGCGGGCCTCCTCTAG
- the ppc gene encoding phosphoenolpyruvate carboxylase, with translation MADRDHLQEDIRYLGRILGRVIAEQEGEDVFDLVEHARQQAFEVARENASLEVLVELFRNIDPARATPVIRAFSHFALMANLAEDIHDDFNRERILDEGGVPASTLEATWEKFEAAGVSPADVEKVVSDALVAPVFTAHPTETRRRTVFDAQKKITGLMLTRHQLQDAETTARTQERLDDIERSIRRRMTILWQTALIRQARPRIEDEIEVGLRYYHLSLLREIPALNRAVHDTLTSRFDVRFRDGGGSAIVRPGSWIGGDHDGNPFVTADTLDYASRRAAQTVLKHYSGELHALEHELSLSDRMTSVSVELVGLAARGRNDVPSRVDEPYRQAIHGIRGRILATTAALIGEDAVEGVWHREHQPYASAAEFDADLRIVDESLRSSNDAIIADDCLAAIRAAVASFGFHLHSIDLRQNSESFENVLTEVFATAHVHPGYSALGEEEKIELLIGELRTPRPLVPRGYRGFSEATQRELDLLNRAADSVAHFGAEMIPHQIISMAQSVSDILEPMVLLKEVGLIRANGAGPTGSVDIIPLFETIDDLEAGAGILRRLWQLPLYQHYLEHRGNVQEVMLGYSDSNKDGGYFAANWALYDAETQLVQAGRDHGVRLRLFHGRGGTVGRGGGPSYEAILAQPQGAVDGSVRITEQGEIISAKYGSPRTARRNLEALVSATLEASLLPVDELTDRDRAMEIMRELSLISRRKYSQLVHDDPGFIRYFTQSTPLDEIGSLNIGSRPTSRKQTTAVEDLRAIPWVLAWSQSRVLLPGWFGVGTALEEWIGQGPDRADRVAELRALYESWPFFASVMSNMAQVMSKAGMELAELYARLVDDREIADRILGVISAEFDLTRQMFGVVTGSEDLLADNPALARSVRRRFPYLLPLNIIQLEMLRRHRAGDDREVVSRGIQLTMNGLATALRNSG, from the coding sequence ATGGCCGACCGCGATCATCTGCAGGAAGACATCCGCTACCTGGGCCGAATTCTGGGCCGGGTGATCGCGGAGCAGGAGGGCGAGGACGTGTTCGACCTCGTCGAACACGCCCGCCAGCAGGCCTTCGAGGTGGCCAGGGAAAACGCCTCCCTGGAAGTGCTCGTCGAGCTGTTCCGCAACATCGACCCGGCCCGGGCCACCCCCGTGATCCGGGCGTTCAGCCACTTCGCCCTCATGGCGAACCTCGCCGAGGACATCCACGACGACTTCAACCGCGAGCGCATTCTCGACGAGGGCGGCGTCCCCGCATCCACCCTCGAGGCAACCTGGGAGAAGTTCGAGGCCGCAGGGGTGAGCCCCGCGGACGTCGAGAAGGTGGTGTCGGACGCGCTCGTCGCACCGGTGTTCACCGCCCACCCCACGGAGACCCGCCGGCGCACGGTCTTCGACGCGCAGAAGAAGATCACCGGGCTCATGCTCACGCGGCACCAGCTGCAGGATGCGGAAACGACGGCGCGCACGCAGGAGCGCCTCGACGACATCGAGCGCAGCATCCGGCGGCGCATGACCATCCTCTGGCAGACGGCCCTCATCCGCCAGGCCCGCCCCCGCATCGAGGACGAGATCGAGGTCGGGCTGCGCTACTACCACCTCTCCCTCCTCCGGGAGATCCCGGCGCTCAACCGGGCCGTCCACGACACTCTCACCAGCAGGTTCGACGTGCGTTTCCGGGACGGCGGCGGGTCGGCGATCGTGCGCCCGGGCTCCTGGATCGGCGGCGACCACGACGGCAACCCCTTCGTCACCGCCGACACCCTCGACTACGCCTCCCGACGGGCCGCGCAGACGGTGCTCAAGCACTACTCGGGCGAGCTGCATGCCCTGGAGCACGAACTCAGCCTCTCCGACCGGATGACCTCGGTGAGCGTCGAGCTCGTCGGATTGGCGGCCCGGGGCCGCAACGACGTGCCCTCCCGGGTCGACGAACCCTACCGGCAGGCCATCCACGGCATCCGCGGCCGAATCCTGGCCACCACCGCGGCGCTGATCGGCGAGGACGCCGTTGAAGGCGTCTGGCACCGGGAGCACCAGCCCTACGCCTCCGCCGCCGAGTTCGACGCCGACCTGCGGATCGTGGACGAGTCGCTGCGCTCCTCCAACGACGCCATCATCGCCGACGACTGTCTGGCCGCGATCCGCGCCGCGGTCGCCAGCTTCGGGTTCCACCTCCACTCGATCGATCTGCGCCAGAACTCCGAGAGCTTCGAGAACGTGCTCACCGAGGTGTTCGCCACCGCGCACGTCCACCCCGGTTACAGCGCACTGGGGGAGGAGGAGAAGATCGAGCTGCTCATCGGGGAGCTCCGCACCCCACGCCCCCTCGTGCCGCGCGGTTACCGCGGATTCAGCGAGGCGACCCAGCGGGAGCTGGACCTCCTCAACCGGGCCGCCGACAGCGTCGCCCACTTCGGCGCGGAAATGATCCCGCACCAGATCATCTCCATGGCGCAGTCCGTCAGCGACATCCTCGAGCCGATGGTCCTGCTCAAGGAGGTCGGCCTCATCCGCGCGAACGGCGCGGGCCCGACCGGCAGCGTCGACATCATCCCGCTCTTCGAGACGATCGACGACCTCGAGGCCGGCGCCGGAATCCTGCGCAGGCTCTGGCAGCTGCCCCTCTACCAGCATTATCTGGAGCACCGCGGCAACGTCCAGGAGGTGATGCTGGGCTACTCCGACTCCAACAAGGACGGCGGGTACTTCGCCGCCAACTGGGCGCTTTACGACGCCGAGACCCAGCTCGTCCAGGCCGGCCGCGACCACGGTGTCCGCCTGCGGCTCTTCCACGGCAGGGGCGGCACCGTCGGACGCGGCGGCGGGCCCTCCTACGAGGCGATTCTCGCGCAACCGCAGGGCGCGGTCGACGGGTCGGTGCGCATCACCGAGCAGGGGGAGATCATCTCCGCCAAGTACGGCTCCCCGCGCACCGCGCGGCGGAACCTGGAGGCGTTGGTCTCCGCGACGCTGGAGGCCAGCCTCCTGCCGGTCGACGAGCTCACGGACCGGGACCGGGCGATGGAGATCATGCGGGAACTCTCGCTGATCAGCCGCCGGAAGTACTCCCAGCTGGTCCACGACGACCCCGGTTTCATCCGCTACTTCACCCAGTCCACCCCGCTCGACGAGATCGGCTCCCTCAACATCGGGTCCCGCCCGACCTCGCGCAAGCAGACGACCGCGGTGGAGGACCTGCGCGCCATCCCGTGGGTGCTCGCCTGGTCCCAGTCCCGCGTCCTGCTGCCGGGCTGGTTCGGCGTGGGCACCGCCCTGGAGGAATGGATCGGGCAGGGCCCCGACCGGGCCGACCGGGTCGCGGAGCTGCGCGCACTCTACGAGTCGTGGCCGTTCTTCGCCTCGGTGATGTCCAACATGGCCCAGGTCATGTCCAAGGCCGGGATGGAACTCGCGGAACTCTACGCCAGGCTGGTCGACGACCGCGAGATCGCCGACCGAATCCTGGGCGTCATCTCCGCCGAATTCGATCTCACCCGGCAGATGTTCGGCGTCGTCACCGGCAGCGAGGACCTGCTCGCCGACAACCCCGCCCTGGCGCGGTCCGTGCGCCGCAGGTTCCCGTACCTGCTGCCGCTCAACATCATCCAGCTCGAGATGCTGCGTCGGCACCGCGCCGGCGATGACCGCGAGGTGGTGTCCCGGGGCATCCAGTTGACGATGAACGGACTCGCCACCGCCCTCCGCAACTCCGGGTAG
- the secG gene encoding preprotein translocase subunit SecG, which yields MTLALQIILVLTSVLMTVFVLLHKGKGGGLSSLFGGGVQSNLSGSTIVEKNLDRYTIIMAIIWIACIVALNLIQAFGA from the coding sequence ATGACCCTTGCTCTCCAGATCATCCTCGTGCTCACCTCTGTCCTGATGACGGTGTTCGTGCTCCTGCACAAGGGCAAGGGCGGCGGCCTGTCCAGCCTCTTCGGCGGTGGCGTGCAGTCGAACCTGTCGGGTTCGACGATCGTCGAGAAGAACCTGGACCGGTACACGATCATCATGGCGATCATCTGGATCGCCTGCATCGTGGCGCTGAACCTCATCCAGGCCTTCGGAGCCTAG
- the zwf gene encoding glucose-6-phosphate dehydrogenase → MPLPVTDADAWVNPLRSTEDKRLPRIAGPSGMVIFGVTGDLARKKLLPAVYDLANRGLLPAGFTLIGFGRREWSKPDFEDYVREAVEAGARTKFREHVWERLAEGMHFVEGNFDNEGFDQLAGTLAEMDSTRGTAGNWAFYLSVPPDYFSDVCHQLERSGLAEADGNSWRRVIIEKPFGHDQATARELNRVVNAVFPEESVFRIDHYLGKETVQNILALRFANQLFDPLWNAHYVDHVQITMAEDIGLGGRAGYYDGIGAARDVIQNHLIQLLALVAMEEPVAFDPTELQAEKVKVLRATNPVYPLNRTTARGQYAAGWQGSHKVKGLRQEEGFDPLSTTETYAACTLEINSRRWAGVPFYLRTGKRLGRRVTEIALVFKEAPHQPFLEGQTSSLGQNAIVIRVQPDEGVLMRFGSKVPGSAMEVRDVNMDFSYSEAFTEESPEAYERLILDALLDESSLFPTNEEVELSWAILDPILAYWAENGQPEEYESGTWGPAGADRMLQRSGRSWRRP, encoded by the coding sequence ATGCCCCTGCCCGTGACCGACGCCGACGCCTGGGTCAACCCCCTCCGCAGCACCGAGGACAAACGGCTGCCCCGCATCGCCGGTCCCTCCGGCATGGTGATCTTCGGCGTCACCGGTGACCTGGCCCGCAAGAAACTGCTGCCGGCCGTGTACGACCTGGCCAACCGCGGTCTCCTGCCCGCCGGATTCACGCTCATCGGTTTCGGCCGGCGGGAGTGGAGCAAGCCCGACTTCGAGGACTACGTGCGCGAAGCGGTCGAGGCGGGGGCGCGCACCAAGTTCCGGGAGCACGTGTGGGAGCGGCTCGCGGAGGGCATGCACTTCGTCGAAGGCAACTTCGACAACGAAGGCTTCGACCAACTCGCCGGGACCCTGGCGGAGATGGACTCGACCCGGGGCACCGCCGGCAACTGGGCCTTCTACCTCTCCGTCCCGCCGGACTACTTCTCCGACGTCTGCCACCAGCTCGAGCGTTCGGGGCTGGCGGAGGCGGACGGGAACTCCTGGCGGCGGGTGATCATCGAGAAGCCCTTCGGCCACGACCAGGCCACCGCCCGCGAACTCAACCGCGTGGTCAACGCCGTCTTCCCGGAGGAGTCGGTGTTCCGCATCGACCACTACCTCGGCAAGGAGACGGTGCAGAACATTCTCGCCCTGCGCTTCGCCAACCAGCTCTTCGATCCCCTGTGGAACGCCCACTACGTCGACCACGTGCAGATCACCATGGCCGAGGACATCGGCCTCGGCGGGCGGGCGGGGTACTACGACGGCATCGGCGCGGCCCGCGACGTCATCCAGAACCACCTCATCCAGCTGCTGGCACTGGTCGCCATGGAGGAGCCCGTCGCCTTCGACCCGACCGAACTCCAGGCCGAGAAGGTCAAGGTCCTGCGCGCAACCAACCCGGTGTACCCGCTCAACCGCACGACGGCGCGCGGCCAGTACGCCGCCGGTTGGCAGGGCTCGCACAAGGTCAAGGGCCTGCGGCAGGAGGAGGGTTTCGACCCCCTGTCGACCACCGAAACCTATGCGGCGTGCACCCTGGAGATCAACTCCCGCCGCTGGGCGGGCGTGCCGTTCTACCTGCGCACCGGCAAGCGCCTCGGGCGGCGCGTCACCGAAATCGCCCTCGTCTTCAAGGAGGCTCCGCACCAGCCCTTCCTCGAGGGGCAGACGTCCTCGCTGGGGCAGAACGCGATCGTCATCCGCGTGCAGCCGGACGAGGGCGTGCTCATGCGCTTCGGTTCCAAGGTCCCCGGTTCCGCGATGGAGGTCCGCGACGTGAACATGGACTTCTCCTACTCCGAGGCTTTCACCGAGGAGTCGCCCGAGGCCTACGAGCGTCTCATTCTCGATGCGCTGCTCGACGAGTCCAGCCTCTTCCCCACCAACGAGGAGGTCGAGCTGTCCTGGGCGATCCTGGACCCGATCCTGGCCTACTGGGCGGAGAACGGTCAGCCCGAGGAGTACGAGTCCGGCACGTGGGGCCCGGCCGGCGCCGACCGGATGCTGCAGCGTTCCGGCCGTTCCTGGCGGCGCCCCTAA
- the pgk gene encoding phosphoglycerate kinase, with protein sequence MTVKTLQDLLDEGVDGRHVLVRSDFNVPLNDAGEITDPGRITASLPTLQALVEGGAKVIVMAHLGRPKGEVNARYSLAPVAEALSEALGQYVALAGDVVGEDAHERANGLTEGDVLLLENVRFDARETSKDEAERGEFADQLVELAADNGAFVSDGFGVVHRAQASVYDVAKRLPAYAGKLVEKEISVLEKTAVNPESPYVVILGGSKVSDKLGVIEALAGKADKIIIGGGMCYTFLAAQGYNTQKSLLQEEMIDTCRDLLERFGDKIVLPVDLVAAAEFSADSEHKVVALDGIPEGWLSPDIGPDSVEKFAEVIATSKTVFWNGPMGVFEMAPFSQGTKGVAQAIIDATADNGSFSVVGGGDSAASVRVLGLKEDGFSHISTGGGASLEFLEGKELPGVSVLDR encoded by the coding sequence ATGACCGTAAAGACCCTGCAGGACCTTCTCGACGAAGGCGTCGACGGCCGCCACGTCCTCGTCCGTTCGGACTTCAACGTCCCGCTCAACGACGCCGGCGAGATCACCGACCCGGGCCGCATCACCGCCTCCCTGCCGACGCTGCAGGCTCTGGTCGAGGGCGGCGCCAAGGTCATCGTCATGGCTCACCTCGGCCGCCCCAAGGGTGAGGTCAACGCCAGGTACTCCCTCGCCCCGGTCGCCGAGGCCCTCTCCGAGGCACTCGGCCAGTACGTGGCACTGGCCGGCGACGTCGTCGGCGAGGACGCGCACGAGCGAGCCAACGGACTCACCGAGGGCGACGTTCTCCTCCTCGAGAACGTGCGTTTCGACGCCCGCGAGACCTCCAAGGACGAGGCCGAGCGCGGCGAGTTCGCCGACCAGCTCGTCGAGCTCGCCGCCGACAACGGCGCCTTCGTCTCCGACGGCTTCGGTGTCGTCCACCGCGCGCAGGCCTCCGTGTACGACGTGGCGAAGCGTCTCCCGGCCTACGCCGGCAAGCTGGTGGAGAAGGAGATCTCCGTCCTGGAGAAGACCGCCGTCAACCCGGAATCCCCCTACGTGGTCATCCTCGGCGGCTCCAAGGTCTCCGACAAGCTGGGCGTCATCGAGGCGCTGGCAGGCAAGGCCGACAAGATCATCATCGGCGGCGGCATGTGCTACACCTTCCTCGCCGCCCAGGGCTACAACACCCAGAAGTCCCTGCTGCAGGAGGAGATGATCGACACCTGCCGCGATCTCCTTGAGCGCTTCGGCGACAAGATCGTCCTGCCCGTCGACCTGGTCGCGGCCGCCGAGTTCTCCGCCGACTCCGAGCACAAGGTCGTCGCCCTCGACGGCATCCCGGAGGGCTGGCTCTCCCCGGACATCGGCCCGGACTCGGTGGAGAAGTTCGCCGAGGTCATCGCCACCTCGAAGACCGTATTCTGGAACGGCCCGATGGGCGTGTTCGAGATGGCTCCCTTCTCCCAGGGCACCAAGGGCGTCGCCCAGGCCATCATCGACGCAACCGCCGACAACGGCTCCTTCTCCGTCGTCGGCGGCGGCGACTCCGCCGCCTCCGTCCGCGTCCTCGGCCTCAAGGAGGACGGCTTCTCCCACATCTCCACCGGCGGCGGCGCCTCCCTCGAGTTCCTCGAGGGCAAGGAACTGCCGGGCGTGTCCGTCCTCGACCGTTAG
- the tpiA gene encoding triose-phosphate isomerase: MARTPLIAGNWKMNLDHHQAIGTVQKLDFALPKDYYEKVDVAVTVPFTDIRSVQTLVEGDRLQITYGAQDVSAHESGAYTGEVSAQMLAKLGCTWVVVGHSERREYHNESDELVAAKAAIALKHGISPIVCVGEPLEIREAGTHVEHVVEQTRASLAGLSAEDLAKTVIAYEPVWAIGTGKVASAADAQEVCAAIRGLVRELAGDEVAEGMRILYGGSVKTDSIAEIVGQPDVDGGLVGGASLDGEEFAKLAANAASTVA; this comes from the coding sequence ATGGCACGTACCCCCCTCATCGCCGGCAACTGGAAGATGAACCTGGACCACCACCAGGCCATCGGCACCGTCCAGAAGCTCGACTTCGCCCTGCCGAAGGACTACTACGAGAAGGTCGACGTCGCCGTCACCGTCCCGTTCACCGACATCCGTTCGGTGCAGACCCTCGTCGAAGGCGACCGCCTGCAGATCACCTACGGCGCGCAGGATGTCTCCGCGCACGAGTCCGGCGCCTACACCGGCGAGGTCTCCGCCCAGATGCTGGCCAAGCTCGGCTGCACCTGGGTCGTCGTCGGCCACTCCGAGCGCCGCGAGTACCACAACGAGTCGGACGAGCTGGTCGCCGCCAAAGCCGCCATCGCGCTCAAGCACGGCATCAGCCCGATCGTGTGCGTCGGCGAGCCGCTGGAGATCCGCGAGGCCGGCACCCACGTCGAGCACGTGGTCGAGCAGACCCGCGCCTCCCTGGCCGGCCTGTCGGCCGAGGACCTGGCGAAGACCGTCATCGCCTACGAGCCGGTGTGGGCCATCGGCACCGGAAAGGTCGCCTCCGCGGCTGACGCTCAGGAGGTGTGCGCCGCGATCCGCGGTCTGGTCCGCGAGCTCGCCGGCGACGAGGTCGCCGAAGGCATGCGCATCCTCTACGGCGGTTCCGTCAAGACCGACTCCATCGCCGAGATCGTCGGGCAGCCCGACGTCGACGGCGGCCTGGTGGGCGGCGCCTCGCTGGACGGCGAGGAGTTCGCCAAGCTGGCGGCCAACGCAGCCTCCACCGTCGCCTAA